A segment of the Coffea arabica cultivar ET-39 chromosome 8c, Coffea Arabica ET-39 HiFi, whole genome shotgun sequence genome:
ACATGAGCAATATCATTGCATTAAGACCAACAGTCCTTTGAAGAGAAAGGACACAGAAGcatccaatacaaaagagaaaaggcaATATGCAAGTGCAACAACCTGTAGCACTCATTATGAATTTTACAAGACACCAAGGACCACAAACCCAAAATTAAGAAATGAGCAAACAATTTCAGAGTGGGATGTTGGATTCAAAATATCATGTAACCATCAAAGGAATAACTTGAAGCTAAAAGAACGAGTTGATGGAAGACATGATAATGAAAATAAAGCTCTAAAAGAACGAGTTGATGGAAGACATGACAATGAAAATAATGCTCCAAAACAAACCATCAGGGCTTCCTTGTCCAATCAGCCGGGCTTTTCGACCAGTCTGCTCCAGAGCATCAGTCATGGTTTTCACAGGTGAAGTACCGAGTACCCTCACAACCTGGTTGGTCAAATCCACTTCCACATTCTTAACTCCTaaaaaattcaatcaaaaaatGTAGAAGTCAATAACACCGCAGCAAAATACtgaatcaaaatgacatactaCAAAACTTTCAGGCACCCACCAGCTACCGTCTGCAATTTATTCTTCACTGCCTCAACACAGCCCTCACATGACATGTCCACCATATACTCTGTCTGTTAACATATTAATACCATAACTCTCAGTACCAAGACTCCATTTTTCCCACTAAAGACTGTCAGAAAGCATTTTCTAATACATCCATTTTCATCAATAGTAACAATCTTAGATCTTTCCACTTCCCCCCTTCCCCCACCAGTAACGTATATATTTATGTTGATCAAATTGATACAAGACATGCAGTAAAAACAACCAAAGAATCAAACTTACAAGTAGCTCAGGCAAGAAAGCGCCATTCTGCGAATAAAAACgcaaaaaattagcaaaacaaAAAACGAAGCTCTCTAGGACTTAGAATCTAAGAACACCAAAAGAGACGATAAGAATATTCTCTTTCATAGAAAAATTCCATGAAAATTGATGTGGGAACCTGAATAGAAGAAGAGGGTTTGTGATTGGACGAGGGGGCCTCCATCTTAGAAGCAGCAAGACTCTTGACTGCCCCCAATCTGAATGGTCTAAAATTATCTTTACAAGACAAGGGAATTGACCCAGAGTTTAAGGTTTTCGATAGGAATCCTGGGAACTGTGAGGAAGAATCTGAGGAAGATGAAGGTAGAGAAGAGACGAaggcagcagcagcagctaTGGCAGCTGTTTTTGGTGTCACGATCGACCTCAGAAATGCCATCCTTAATATATATAGTTCGGCTTTTTGAGTTTTTCCTTCCCCCCTCTGGGCTATTTTTCTTGTCTGACCATTTTGGGTTTTCTTGAATCTCcctttcaagtttcaactttCAACGTTGTTGTTTACGGGCGATGTGGCCTCCGAAACATAGAGTGGTCATAGAGGCATTCACAGCATGGTCACTACGGCCTTGTTTGGGAGATTAAGATGATAAGGAGAGCAACATATCTTATTATtaatataacaaaaaaaaaactctctatttttttaaaataaatcttatatacacctGGCAGTGCATATATATTATCATGGTTAGATGCATAACATAtgaacaaaatttgaatttaaattttaaattcaaatgaatTGTTATGCATCTAATGATGATGGTATATACAATATGGCTGATGCTGGACCGAGTAGTTTGACTCGAGCTCACAAGCTATTCAGTCAGCAGCTCGGCTCTAGTTCGTTTTGACTaaactcaaactcgagctcgagctcgagctgctTGATAGAAGCaatgagtcgagctcgagtttcaATATTTTACACTCGAAAGCTCGACGAATCTAATCGAGtttttaataatatatattttaatttttattattgtgaaatatcaataatatcctttatttaaagttatatataaaatattaatttttattatatgaGTTTGATTAGCCAGATTAGGTTTGATTAAACTCGAATAGGTTCGATTGACCTTGATTTGAATTGATTACATTTAATTAAACTCGATTTCGAGTTCGATCTCGAGCTTAGTTATTTTACCTTCAGTCGAGTTCGACTCAACTCGAACGTACCCCTAGCATACATTGttagtgtataaaaaattaatttttttatagcAGTTAATCTTATACATGCATACTGTATATACAGTTTATGAATATAGAATTAATCTACATAAAAATTCTTTTGTGAGCAATCTCTCAATCGCCATTTTACCAAATCTTCCTTGtataaaattatcccaaatgaCAGACACATGACGCagaatccaaacaaatattgaCCAAATAAATGGGTTTAGCccacaacaagtgcggaaatggaCCTAAAACGGAAACTTGCTCAATAATTTTGGATTGCACAGAGCCTGGACAGCGAAATCTTGGGCTTAAAAGAAGCACTTTTGAGTTTCTTTGGTCGTAGAACTTCTAATGTTCGATGGATCCTTAAGCTATTCATCTgaacaaaaaaaatggaatgATGTACCAACGTGGGTATcgagtactttttttttttttttttttgaaaaagggTATCGAGTACTTTAATATTATTGACAGAGAATTGCCattttgattttaaatgttCGGGGTACGAGTGTTTTAATCCTTAAAGTTGAATAAAAGCAAATATAATTTTAAGTATtttagtttatatatatatttttaggtCTAATGGTtgatttttaccaattactTTTGGGATCCGGTCATGTGTTAACaactaattttgaaaaaaaattagaaaaaataatagaaagatGCTAGCCTTAATATGTAATAAAAGATACTAATGACTCATATACTGGTCTTGTGAGTAATTAATCTTTAACTTAATTTTTTGGTTAACTATTTTTGTATTTCTGAACTATAGAGTAATTATTCATGTGATTAGCAGGGGAGTAATTAGTCCTCTTTCACCACAAATTATGACCAACAATACTTATATTaagttttttttaattcttttaaataaattaattgcCGGTCTGTAAGAACATGTCACCAGATTCCCAAAGCAATTGgtaaaaagagaggaaaagtgaCTGGTCGAAAGagagacaaagaaaaagaaacaatgaGAACATGGTCAacaacacaaaagaaaaaagcactgattttttttttttttttgaatttctctCCAAATTATTTACAAATTTTTCGTGATTGACTCCAGCATTTTATATTGGGTGGTTCAAAATATTCACAGttttattttacttacaaaTGAATTTATGAACATGATGATTAATGAATACCAGCGGACTAAAAACGTTTGACACATAATCGTGAACCATGTCATCGTGTTCTGGTTCAATTCAGACGAACGGAAAATAATTATACAGAAGAAGTCCTATAGAATCCTCCCAACTCCCAAGTATTGAGAAGACACCCAATTAATCCGATTGATAAGATAT
Coding sequences within it:
- the LOC113705290 gene encoding copper chaperone for superoxide dismutase, chloroplastic; protein product: MAFLRSIVTPKTAAIAAAAAFVSSLPSSSSDSSSQFPGFLSKTLNSGSIPLSCKDNFRPFRLGAVKSLAASKMEAPSSNHKPSSSIQNGAFLPELLTEYMVDMSCEGCVEAVKNKLQTVAGVKNVEVDLTNQVVRVLGTSPVKTMTDALEQTGRKARLIGQGSPDDYLVSAAVSEFKGPLVFGIVRFAQVNMELARIEANFNGLSPGKHGWSINEFGDLTGGAASTGKVYNPANSADKEPLGDLGTLEFDEKGDAFFSGGKQNLRVLDLIGRSVVVYETEDKSDPGLVAAVIARSAGVGENYKKLCTCDGTTIWEA